The proteins below come from a single Oncorhynchus keta strain PuntledgeMale-10-30-2019 chromosome 1, Oket_V2, whole genome shotgun sequence genomic window:
- the LOC118388540 gene encoding coiled-coil domain-containing protein 124-like, protein MPKKFQGENSKAVTAKARKAEAKAVEDARKKKELEDALWQENDKHVLKKEQRKDDKEKKRLEALERKKENQRLLDEEAAKIKGKAKEAAAAAVVAGKVTRAQIEEMLNVEQQLQQQEQPKEKEKSHLETPLEENVNRVIPEEGVVEARTIEDAIAMLSTAEELDRHPERRVKAAFAAFEDLNMPLLKKENPNMRLSQLKQQLKKEWMKSPENPLNQRFANYNTK, encoded by the exons ATGCCGAAGAAGTTCCAGGGTGAGAACTCCAAGGCAGTCACTGCCAAGGCCCGCAAGGCAGAGGCCAAAGCAGTGGAAGACGCCCGCAAGAAGAAGGAGCTGGAGGATGCACTATGGCAGGAGAACGACAAACATGTCCTGAAGAAAGAACAGAGGAAG GATGACAAGGAGAAAAAGCGCCTTGAGGCCCTGGAGCGAAAGAAGGAGAACCAGCGGCTCTTAGATGAGGAGGCTGCAAAGATTAAGGGCAAGGCCAaggaggctgctgctgctgctgtggtgGCAGGCAAAGTAACTCGGGCCCAGATTGAGGAGATGCTGAATGTCGAGCAGCAGCTACAACAGCAGGAGCAACCCAAAGAGAAAG AGAAGAGCCACCTGGAGACGCCCCTGGAAGAGAACGTGAATCGCGTCATTCCTGAGGAAGGTGTTGTGGAGGCTAGAACCATAGAGGATGCCATTGCCATGCTCAG CACGGCTGAAGAGCTCGACCGCCACCCAGAGCGCAGGGTGAAGGCAGCGTTCGCCGCGTTCGAGGATCTGAACATGCCCCTTCTTAAAAAAGAGAATCCCAACATGCGACTGTCGCAGCTCAAGCAACAGCTGAAAAAGGAGTGGATGAAGTCGCCAGAGAACCCCCTGAACCAGCGCTTTGCCAACTACAACACAAAGTGA